One window of Pseudomonas sp. ML2-2023-3 genomic DNA carries:
- a CDS encoding cysteine hydrolase family protein yields the protein MPALKTMFQLTGRGYAAANLSNASLLIIDAQNEYLNGPLALSGMDAATANIALLLEAARKAKRPVIHIRHLGTVGGMFDPQGERGAFIKGLEPQGDELIIEKRMPNAFNDTGLQKALENLGSLDVIVCGFMSHSSVSTTVRAAKDYGLRCTLVEDACATRDLPTPDGIISAEQVQKAEMAIMNDNFATLTLTKNLI from the coding sequence ATGCCCGCTTTAAAGACGATGTTTCAACTCACTGGACGTGGTTATGCCGCGGCCAATCTGAGCAATGCCAGCCTGCTGATCATCGATGCGCAAAACGAATATCTGAACGGGCCCCTGGCCTTGTCCGGCATGGACGCTGCCACTGCCAACATCGCCCTTTTGCTGGAGGCTGCCCGCAAGGCCAAGCGCCCGGTGATCCATATCCGTCACCTGGGCACCGTTGGCGGCATGTTCGACCCGCAGGGCGAACGAGGCGCGTTCATCAAAGGCCTTGAACCCCAGGGCGATGAGCTGATTATCGAAAAGCGCATGCCCAACGCCTTCAATGACACAGGCTTGCAAAAAGCACTGGAGAACCTGGGTTCCCTGGATGTGATCGTCTGCGGCTTCATGAGCCACTCCAGCGTCAGCACCACCGTACGCGCAGCCAAAGACTATGGCCTGCGCTGCACCTTGGTCGAAGATGCCTGCGCCACCCGAGACTTGCCTACCCCGGACGGCATTATCAGCGCAGAGCAGGTTCAGAAAGCCGAGATGGCGATCATGAACGACAACTTCGCCACCCTGACCCTGACTAAAAACCTGATTTGA
- a CDS encoding MarR family winged helix-turn-helix transcriptional regulator, with protein sequence MLDLKNPTTQRAAMEAFFFGYQAFTAKADEMLARRGLSRVHQRIVFFIAHHPGVSVKELLTLLGVSKQALNTPLRQLIEMDLVRSVAPETDKRKRLLELTADGVTFEKNLRREQVKLLQRVFAQAGDDAVNGWLAINHALGQSRQP encoded by the coding sequence ATGCTTGACCTTAAAAATCCGACCACTCAGCGTGCCGCCATGGAAGCCTTCTTCTTTGGCTATCAAGCGTTTACTGCCAAGGCAGACGAAATGCTGGCGCGCCGTGGGCTGAGCCGGGTGCATCAGCGCATCGTTTTTTTTATCGCCCACCATCCCGGTGTAAGCGTCAAGGAACTGCTGACGCTGCTGGGCGTAAGCAAACAAGCCCTCAATACGCCATTACGCCAGCTGATCGAAATGGATCTGGTGCGCAGCGTCGCGCCCGAGACCGACAAGCGCAAACGCCTGCTGGAGCTGACCGCTGACGGCGTCACCTTCGAGAAAAACCTGCGCCGCGAGCAGGTCAAACTGCTGCAACGGGTGTTCGCCCAGGCCGGTGACGACGCCGTCAATGGCTGGCTGGCAATCAATCATGCCCTGGGCCAAAGCCGCCAGCCCTAG
- a CDS encoding glutathione S-transferase N-terminal domain-containing protein, with amino-acid sequence MFIKALRVGLGQLIIAGDFVTRPSKKQRPAAAQALVDQAAKSLTLYQFHACPFCVKTRRTLRRLNVPVALRDAKNNEQDRQTLLEQGGKIKVPCLRIEEDGKTTWMYDSKVIIEYLNQRFANV; translated from the coding sequence GTGTTTATCAAAGCGCTTCGCGTAGGCCTGGGTCAGCTCATCATCGCTGGCGATTTTGTTACCCGGCCCAGCAAAAAGCAGCGCCCGGCAGCCGCTCAGGCGCTGGTCGATCAAGCTGCAAAAAGCCTGACCCTGTACCAGTTCCACGCGTGCCCGTTCTGCGTGAAAACCCGCCGCACATTGCGCCGCCTGAATGTGCCGGTAGCCCTGCGGGATGCGAAAAACAACGAGCAGGACCGTCAAACCCTGCTGGAGCAAGGCGGCAAGATCAAAGTGCCGTGCCTGCGCATTGAAGAAGACGGCAAGACCACCTGGATGTACGACTCCAAGGTGATCATTGAGTACCTGAACCAGCGCTTTGCCAACGTTTAA
- the puuE gene encoding allantoinase PuuE: MSADYPRDLIGYGPNPPHPHWPDNARIALSFVLNYEEGGERNILHGDKESEAFLSEMVSAQPLQGERNMSMESLYEYGSRAGVWRVLKLFREFDIPLTIFAVAMAAQRHPDVIRAMVAAGHEICSHGYRWIDYQYMDEALEREHMLEAIRILTEISGERPLGWYTGRTGPNTRRLVMEEGGFLYDCDTYDDDLPYWEPNNPTGKPHLVIPYTLDTNDMRFTQVQGFNTGEQFFQYLKDAFDVLYAEGAESPKMLSIGLHCRLIGRPARLAALKRFIEYAKGHEQVWFTRRVDIARHWHATHPFVAETAK, from the coding sequence GTGAGCGCTGACTACCCACGCGACCTGATTGGTTACGGTCCAAACCCTCCGCACCCGCATTGGCCGGACAACGCCCGTATCGCCCTGTCTTTCGTACTCAACTACGAAGAAGGCGGCGAGCGCAACATCCTGCACGGCGACAAGGAATCTGAAGCGTTCCTGTCCGAAATGGTCTCGGCGCAGCCGTTGCAAGGCGAGCGCAACATGAGCATGGAGTCCTTGTACGAGTACGGCAGCCGCGCAGGCGTGTGGCGTGTACTCAAACTGTTTCGCGAATTCGACATCCCGCTGACCATATTTGCCGTGGCAATGGCCGCCCAGCGCCACCCGGACGTGATCCGCGCCATGGTTGCTGCCGGGCATGAGATTTGCAGCCACGGGTATCGCTGGATCGACTACCAGTACATGGATGAAGCCCTTGAGCGTGAACACATGCTCGAAGCCATCCGCATCCTCACCGAAATCAGCGGTGAACGCCCCCTGGGCTGGTACACCGGCCGCACCGGCCCCAATACCCGGCGCCTGGTGATGGAAGAAGGCGGTTTCCTGTACGACTGCGACACCTATGACGACGACCTGCCCTACTGGGAGCCCAACAACCCTACCGGCAAGCCGCATCTGGTGATCCCTTACACCCTGGACACCAATGACATGCGCTTCACCCAGGTGCAGGGTTTCAATACCGGCGAGCAATTTTTCCAGTACCTCAAGGATGCTTTCGATGTGCTGTACGCCGAAGGCGCAGAGTCGCCGAAAATGCTATCCATCGGCCTGCATTGCCGCCTCATTGGCCGCCCTGCGCGTCTCGCCGCCCTCAAGCGTTTCATTGAATACGCCAAGGGTCATGAACAGGTCTGGTTCACCCGCCGCGTGGACATCGCCCGCCACTGGCACGCCACCCACCCTTTTGTTGCAGAGACCGCCAAATGA
- a CDS encoding PLP-dependent aminotransferase family protein — protein sequence MAFSERVSRLKSSLIREILAAAQRPEVMSFAGGLPAEAMLPKVDWTDMPASMGQYGMSEGEPALREVLAAEARALGVDCDASQVMVLSGSQQALDLAAKLYIDKGTEIMLEAPTYLAALQIFQLFGAECLTFPLQADGPDLAALRVQLEKHSPAFIYLIPTFQNPSAVRYSETKRDAVAALLDEFGVTLIEDEPYRELNFDGGSATPIVSRLKKASWIYTGTVSKTLLPGLRVGFLIASPDLFPHLLRLKQSADLHTNRVGQWQALQWIGTEKMTNHLAELRDFYRVRRDGFQLALEEHFSDLADWHVPQGGLFFWLTLKQPFDTRTLLKPALEQNVAFMPGEPFFANPDQNVGSLRLNFSHIDPARLHEGLKRLANVIRQAQAAQAA from the coding sequence ATGGCCTTCTCCGAACGTGTTTCCCGCCTGAAAAGCTCTTTGATTCGTGAAATTCTGGCTGCGGCCCAACGCCCGGAAGTCATGTCTTTCGCTGGCGGGCTACCGGCTGAAGCCATGCTGCCCAAGGTCGACTGGACCGACATGCCGGCCTCGATGGGTCAATACGGCATGAGTGAAGGCGAGCCGGCACTGCGTGAAGTACTGGCCGCAGAGGCCCGCGCATTGGGCGTTGATTGCGATGCGAGCCAGGTCATGGTACTTAGCGGTTCGCAGCAGGCGCTGGATCTGGCAGCCAAGCTGTACATCGACAAAGGCACTGAAATCATGCTCGAAGCGCCGACCTATCTGGCGGCGCTGCAAATCTTCCAGCTGTTCGGCGCCGAGTGCCTGACGTTCCCGCTGCAAGCCGACGGCCCGGACCTGGCCGCCTTGCGTGTGCAGCTGGAAAAACACAGCCCGGCCTTCATCTACCTGATCCCGACGTTCCAGAACCCGTCTGCCGTGCGTTACAGCGAAACCAAGCGCGACGCGGTAGCGGCCTTGCTCGACGAGTTCGGCGTCACCCTGATTGAAGATGAGCCGTACCGCGAACTGAACTTTGACGGTGGCAGTGCAACGCCGATTGTCAGCCGCCTGAAAAAAGCCAGCTGGATCTACACCGGCACCGTGTCCAAGACCCTGTTGCCGGGCTTGCGCGTTGGCTTCCTGATTGCCAGCCCTGATCTGTTCCCCCATTTGCTGCGCCTCAAGCAATCGGCTGACCTGCACACCAACCGTGTTGGCCAATGGCAGGCTTTGCAGTGGATCGGCACCGAGAAAATGACCAACCACCTGGCCGAGTTGCGTGATTTCTACCGCGTACGCCGTGACGGTTTTCAGCTGGCGCTGGAAGAGCACTTCTCGGACCTGGCGGACTGGCATGTGCCACAGGGCGGCCTGTTCTTCTGGTTGACCCTAAAGCAGCCGTTCGACACCCGTACGTTGCTCAAGCCTGCGCTGGAGCAGAACGTGGCATTCATGCCGGGTGAACCGTTCTTCGCCAACCCGGACCAGAACGTAGGCAGCCTGCGGCTGAACTTCAGCCACATCGACCCGGCGCGTCTGCACGAAGGCCTCAAGCGCCTGGCTAACGTTATTCGTCAGGCTCAGGCCGCTCAAGCGGCCTAA
- the prmB gene encoding 50S ribosomal protein L3 N(5)-glutamine methyltransferase, whose translation MITSRLRTLRDHIRWAVSHFHGEELFFGHGTDNAWDEARQLVLGALNLPWEIADSYLDCRLEDDELVNLQHLLKRRIEERVPTAYLLGEAWFCGMSFIVDERVLIPRSPIGELIEKRFEPWLGTEPARILDLCTGSGCIGIACAYEFQNAEVVLADLSFEALEVANQNIERHGVDERVYTVQGDGFDGLPGQRFDLIASNPPYVDAEDFADMPAEYQHEPELGLACGDDGLNLVRRMLAEAADHLTEKGLLIVEVGNSQVHVESLYPEVDFAWLDFERGGHGVFMLTAEQCREHQALFASRV comes from the coding sequence TTGATCACTTCCCGCCTGCGCACTTTGCGCGACCATATTCGCTGGGCCGTTAGCCACTTTCATGGGGAAGAGCTGTTCTTTGGTCATGGCACCGATAACGCTTGGGACGAAGCCCGTCAACTGGTGTTGGGTGCACTGAACCTGCCGTGGGAAATCGCGGACAGTTATCTCGATTGCCGCCTTGAAGACGATGAACTGGTCAACCTGCAGCATTTGCTCAAGCGCCGCATCGAAGAGCGGGTACCGACAGCCTATCTGTTGGGCGAAGCGTGGTTCTGCGGGATGTCGTTTATTGTTGATGAGCGCGTACTGATTCCGCGCTCACCCATTGGTGAGCTGATCGAAAAACGTTTTGAGCCGTGGCTGGGGACTGAGCCGGCGCGCATTCTAGATCTGTGCACCGGTTCGGGCTGCATCGGTATTGCGTGTGCCTATGAGTTCCAGAACGCCGAAGTGGTGCTGGCCGACCTGTCGTTTGAAGCCCTTGAAGTGGCTAACCAGAATATTGAGCGTCACGGCGTTGACGAGCGCGTATACACCGTTCAGGGCGATGGCTTTGATGGTTTGCCGGGGCAGCGCTTCGACTTGATCGCGTCCAACCCGCCGTATGTCGATGCTGAAGATTTTGCCGACATGCCTGCCGAGTACCAGCATGAACCGGAGTTGGGCCTGGCTTGCGGCGATGATGGTCTGAACCTGGTACGCCGGATGCTGGCCGAGGCGGCTGACCATCTGACCGAAAAAGGCCTGCTGATTGTTGAAGTGGGCAACAGCCAGGTTCACGTCGAGTCGCTGTACCCGGAAGTCGACTTTGCCTGGCTTGATTTCGAGCGTGGTGGTCATGGGGTGTTCATGCTGACCGCCGAGCAGTGCCGAGAGCATCAGGCGCTGTTCGCTTCGCGGGTTTGA
- the folE gene encoding GTP cyclohydrolase I FolE: MTLEQNYTAILGQLGEDVSREGLLDTPKRAAKAMQYLCRGYEQTLEEVTNGALFSSDNSEMVLVKDIELYSLCEHHLLPFIGKAHVAYIPSGKVLGLSKVARIVDMYARRLQIQENLSRQIADAVMQVTGALGVAVVIEAKHMCMMMRGVEKQNSSMITSVMLGEFRENAATRSEFLSLIK, encoded by the coding sequence GTGACATTGGAACAAAACTACACCGCGATCCTCGGTCAACTCGGCGAAGACGTTTCCCGTGAAGGCCTTCTGGATACGCCAAAGCGTGCAGCCAAAGCCATGCAGTACCTTTGCCGTGGCTATGAACAAACCCTGGAAGAAGTCACCAACGGTGCCTTGTTCAGCTCTGACAACAGCGAAATGGTGCTGGTTAAAGACATCGAGTTGTACTCGCTGTGCGAACACCACCTGCTGCCGTTTATCGGCAAAGCCCACGTGGCTTACATTCCGAGCGGCAAAGTGCTGGGCCTGTCTAAAGTGGCGCGAATTGTCGACATGTACGCCCGCCGCTTGCAGATCCAGGAAAACCTGAGCCGCCAGATCGCCGACGCAGTGATGCAAGTCACCGGCGCCCTGGGCGTTGCCGTGGTGATTGAAGCCAAGCACATGTGCATGATGATGCGCGGTGTCGAGAAGCAAAATTCGTCGATGATTACATCGGTGATGCTGGGTGAGTTCCGCGAAAACGCCGCCACCCGTAGCGAGTTTCTCAGCTTGATCAAGTAA
- the uraH gene encoding hydroxyisourate hydrolase, which produces MGRLTTHVLDAAHGCPGSSIKVELYRVEGSGLELVATALTNSDGRCDAPLLEGDTYRSGVYQVQFSAGDYYRARGVKLPEPAFLDVVVLRFGISSEQDHYHVPLLISPYSYSTYRGS; this is translated from the coding sequence ATGGGACGTTTGACTACGCACGTTTTGGATGCCGCACATGGCTGTCCGGGCAGCTCGATCAAGGTCGAGTTGTATCGGGTTGAAGGTTCGGGGCTGGAGTTGGTCGCTACAGCGCTGACCAATAGCGATGGCCGCTGCGACGCGCCGTTGCTGGAAGGGGATACGTACCGTTCGGGGGTTTACCAGGTGCAGTTCAGTGCCGGTGATTACTACCGCGCGCGGGGTGTGAAATTGCCGGAGCCGGCGTTTCTGGACGTGGTGGTACTGCGTTTCGGGATCAGTTCCGAGCAGGATCACTACCATGTACCGCTACTGATTTCGCCGTACAGCTACTCGACCTATCGCGGTAGCTAG
- a CDS encoding Smr/MutS family protein — protein MQDDDFSLFKNEIRGVKPIKHDRADTGKPKADRAQLAKLRQSATVRTNAAIIDGLSDQFVIDVGPEDQLSWARDGVQESQMRKLKLGQISFEGSLDLHGMTVEKARETLWEFLSEATRLEVRCVRVTHGKAVRLDGKRPMIKSHVNTWLRQHSQVLGFCSCQAKHGGAGAVYVMLKRTMMEGRDE, from the coding sequence ATGCAAGACGACGATTTTTCCCTGTTCAAAAACGAGATTCGCGGCGTTAAACCGATCAAGCATGATCGGGCGGACACCGGCAAACCCAAAGCTGACCGTGCACAGCTGGCAAAACTGCGTCAGTCAGCCACTGTGCGCACCAATGCGGCCATCATCGACGGCCTGTCAGACCAATTCGTGATCGATGTTGGCCCCGAAGATCAACTGAGCTGGGCCCGTGATGGCGTGCAAGAAAGCCAGATGCGCAAGCTCAAGCTGGGCCAGATCAGCTTCGAAGGCAGCCTTGATCTGCATGGCATGACCGTCGAAAAAGCCCGCGAAACCCTTTGGGAATTCCTCAGCGAAGCTACCCGGCTTGAAGTGCGCTGCGTGCGCGTCACCCACGGCAAGGCCGTACGCCTGGACGGCAAGCGTCCAATGATCAAGAGCCACGTCAATACCTGGCTGCGCCAGCACTCACAGGTACTGGGCTTCTGTTCTTGCCAGGCCAAACATGGCGGTGCCGGCGCGGTGTATGTGATGCTCAAGCGCACCATGATGGAAGGTCGAGACGAATAA
- the uraD gene encoding 2-oxo-4-hydroxy-4-carboxy-5-ureidoimidazoline decarboxylase translates to MSAFKTLKPSQLSREAFVAAFADIYEHSPWVAEKACDLGLDSSVDTIETLHQRMSDILLSADHASQLALINAHPDLAGKAAVQGQLTEASTHEQAGAGIHQCTAEEFQRFTELNEAYKAKFKFPFIMAVKGSDRHQILAAFETRIHNPADVEFKCALAEINKIALFRLLQL, encoded by the coding sequence ATGAGCGCCTTCAAGACCCTCAAGCCTTCACAACTGAGCCGTGAAGCGTTCGTGGCAGCCTTTGCCGATATCTACGAACACTCGCCCTGGGTAGCCGAAAAAGCCTGCGACCTGGGCCTGGACAGCAGCGTCGACACCATCGAAACCCTGCACCAGCGCATGAGTGACATTTTGTTGAGCGCCGATCACGCCAGCCAGCTGGCATTGATCAATGCTCACCCGGACCTGGCCGGCAAAGCAGCCGTCCAGGGCCAACTCACCGAAGCCAGCACCCATGAACAAGCTGGCGCCGGTATTCACCAATGCACGGCCGAAGAGTTTCAACGCTTCACCGAGCTGAACGAGGCCTATAAAGCCAAGTTCAAGTTTCCCTTCATCATGGCGGTAAAAGGCAGCGACCGGCACCAGATCCTCGCCGCGTTCGAGACCCGCATCCATAACCCGGCAGACGTCGAGTTCAAATGCGCGTTGGCAGAAATCAACAAGATTGCCCTGTTCCGATTACTCCAGCTCTAA
- a CDS encoding NCS2 family permease — MDSQKSEVPAVELSPPSSRGWLERLFKLSLHGTTVRTELIAGLTTFITMAYIIFVNPNIMADAGIDHGAAFVATCIAAALGSLLMGLYANWPVGLAPGMGLNAFFTYTVVGTMGYSWETALGAVFVSGVLFLILTLSRVREWLLNSIPASLRYAMGAGVGLFLGIIGLKTSGIIVDSPATLIKLGSLRDPAPLLAAVCFLMIAILSYHRVFGAILISIIAVTLAGWGLDLVHYNGIMSAPPSLAPTWMAMDLKGVFNISMISVVLAFLFVHMFDTAGTLMGVAQRAGLVKADGKIENLSRALKADSASSVFGAVVGVPPVTSYVESAAGVAAGGRTGLTAVTVGVLFVAAMFFAPLAGMIPAYATAGALIYVAMLMMGGMQHINWDEPTDCIPAIVTMIMMPMTFSVADGIALGFISYVALKAGTGKYREISVSLWVLCAIFIAKFIYL, encoded by the coding sequence GTGGACAGCCAAAAGTCAGAAGTACCCGCCGTTGAACTTTCTCCCCCCTCCTCCCGCGGCTGGCTGGAGCGCCTGTTCAAACTGTCGCTGCATGGCACCACGGTCAGGACCGAGCTGATCGCCGGGCTGACCACCTTTATCACCATGGCCTACATCATCTTCGTCAACCCCAACATCATGGCCGACGCGGGCATTGATCACGGCGCAGCCTTTGTGGCGACCTGCATCGCCGCTGCCCTGGGCAGCCTGTTAATGGGGCTCTACGCCAACTGGCCAGTAGGCCTGGCGCCAGGCATGGGCCTGAATGCGTTCTTCACCTACACGGTGGTCGGGACGATGGGCTACAGCTGGGAGACCGCCCTGGGCGCGGTCTTTGTCTCTGGCGTACTGTTTCTGATTCTGACCCTGTCACGGGTGCGCGAATGGCTGCTCAACAGCATTCCTGCCAGCCTGCGTTATGCAATGGGTGCGGGGGTCGGTTTGTTTCTGGGAATCATCGGCCTGAAAACCTCGGGCATCATCGTCGATAGCCCGGCCACCCTGATCAAGCTCGGCTCCCTGCGCGACCCGGCGCCGTTGCTGGCCGCCGTGTGCTTTTTGATGATTGCGATTCTTAGCTACCACCGCGTGTTCGGCGCGATCCTGATCAGCATTATCGCCGTCACTCTCGCGGGCTGGGGCCTGGATCTGGTGCACTACAACGGCATCATGTCTGCGCCGCCAAGCCTGGCTCCGACCTGGATGGCGATGGACCTCAAGGGTGTGTTCAATATCAGCATGATCAGCGTGGTGCTGGCCTTCCTGTTTGTACACATGTTCGACACTGCCGGCACCTTGATGGGCGTGGCCCAGCGTGCCGGCCTGGTCAAGGCTGACGGCAAGATCGAAAACCTGTCCAGGGCACTCAAGGCTGACAGCGCCTCAAGCGTGTTCGGCGCCGTGGTTGGCGTGCCGCCCGTGACCAGCTATGTCGAAAGCGCCGCAGGGGTCGCGGCAGGCGGTCGGACCGGGCTCACCGCCGTCACCGTGGGCGTGCTGTTTGTTGCCGCGATGTTCTTCGCCCCCCTGGCTGGCATGATCCCCGCTTATGCCACAGCAGGCGCCCTGATTTACGTCGCGATGCTGATGATGGGCGGCATGCAGCACATCAACTGGGACGAACCCACCGACTGCATCCCGGCCATTGTGACCATGATCATGATGCCAATGACCTTCTCGGTCGCCGACGGGATTGCCCTGGGCTTTATCAGCTATGTCGCACTCAAGGCAGGCACCGGTAAATACCGCGAAATTTCTGTCAGCCTGTGGGTGCTCTGCGCTATTTTCATCGCCAAGTTTATTTACCTGTAA
- a CDS encoding LysE family translocator yields MSLETWLLFSSAALVVILIPGPLSLLMISNSLNYGLRRSYPAFLGGVFASICLLSASALGLGALLLASEKLFSALKIVGALYLFYLAWQSWKQSRQPATVTNVPEAAPKPRFSALFGRAFVLGASNPKDILFFAAFLPQFLNPDLPFLNQLLVMIATWTVLDLLCKLAYGLGAHGAAGYLRSGKGQSWFNRISAGLFGVAGTASLLSR; encoded by the coding sequence ATGAGTCTGGAAACCTGGCTGCTGTTCAGCAGCGCGGCATTGGTGGTAATCCTGATTCCGGGGCCTTTGTCGTTATTGATGATCAGCAACAGTTTGAACTACGGCTTGCGCCGTTCTTACCCGGCATTTCTGGGGGGTGTATTTGCCTCGATTTGCCTGCTCAGTGCTTCGGCACTGGGTTTGGGGGCTTTGTTGCTGGCCTCGGAAAAACTCTTCAGCGCCCTGAAAATCGTCGGCGCGTTGTATCTGTTTTATCTGGCCTGGCAAAGCTGGAAACAATCGCGCCAGCCGGCCACGGTCACCAACGTGCCTGAAGCCGCACCAAAACCGCGCTTCAGCGCCCTGTTCGGGCGCGCGTTTGTACTGGGCGCCAGCAATCCGAAAGACATTTTGTTCTTTGCTGCCTTCCTTCCGCAGTTCCTCAACCCTGACCTGCCCTTCCTTAACCAGTTGCTGGTGATGATCGCCACCTGGACCGTACTCGACCTGCTGTGCAAGCTGGCCTACGGCCTTGGCGCCCATGGTGCGGCGGGTTATCTGCGCAGCGGCAAGGGCCAGAGCTGGTTCAACCGCATCAGCGCCGGGTTGTTTGGTGTAGCGGGAACGGCGTCACTGCTAAGCCGCTGA
- a CDS encoding response regulator transcription factor — protein MTPHPPKTRILVVDDQPLIVEEMCEFLESNGFTCIPSYSSRQAIDLFNEDPSIALVVCDLLMPGFDGIELIQRLKQYSKKHRVFDAVLLSAQGEKKDLVRALREGFSDYHQKPVNPDSLLQTLKKLEEKQTDSAAHNQSTEALSRRLQGLINSISDIHSDIRKAHPPRTRNTSSPSDTEQTDYKEFLFSKLSPRQLQAAQLVSEGKTNYEIASDMGITPNTVKLYISQILNLTGASNRTQLALALKSHGLSL, from the coding sequence GTGACCCCACACCCTCCCAAAACACGCATATTAGTTGTCGACGACCAACCGCTTATCGTTGAAGAGATGTGTGAATTTCTAGAGAGTAACGGGTTCACCTGCATTCCCAGTTACAGTAGCCGCCAGGCCATTGACCTGTTCAACGAAGACCCGTCGATCGCCCTGGTGGTGTGCGACTTGCTGATGCCCGGTTTCGACGGCATAGAACTCATCCAGAGGCTCAAGCAATACTCCAAGAAGCATCGCGTCTTCGATGCCGTCCTGCTAAGCGCCCAGGGCGAAAAAAAGGATCTGGTCCGTGCTCTGCGCGAAGGTTTCTCCGACTACCACCAAAAGCCTGTCAACCCCGACTCGCTGCTTCAGACGCTGAAGAAACTCGAAGAAAAGCAAACAGACAGCGCAGCACACAATCAGAGCACCGAGGCCTTGAGCAGGCGTTTGCAAGGCCTGATAAATTCCATAAGCGACATACATTCAGATATTAGAAAAGCCCATCCGCCCCGTACAAGAAATACCAGCAGCCCATCGGACACCGAACAAACGGACTATAAGGAATTTTTATTCAGCAAGTTATCACCTCGCCAACTGCAAGCGGCACAACTTGTCAGCGAAGGTAAAACAAACTACGAAATCGCCAGCGACATGGGCATTACGCCAAATACAGTAAAACTCTATATTTCACAAATACTGAACTTGACGGGCGCCTCCAATAGAACACAGTTAGCGCTCGCTTTAAAATCACATGGATTGAGTCTATAA
- a CDS encoding glutathione S-transferase family protein codes for MLKVYGDYNSGNCYKIKLMLHLLGIEYQWFAVDILKGETQTPDFLAKNPNGKVPVLELEDGTCLWESNAILNYLADGSEFLPAEPRLRTQVLQWQFFEQYSHEPYIAVARFIQFYLGLPQERLEEYRTLQKRGYKALDVMEQQLNRTPYLVGEQYSIADVTLYAYTHVADQGGFDLSGYPGIQAWLQRVASHPRHVGMLD; via the coding sequence ATGCTCAAGGTTTATGGCGATTACAATTCGGGCAACTGCTACAAGATCAAGCTGATGCTGCATTTGCTGGGCATTGAGTATCAGTGGTTCGCGGTGGATATCCTCAAGGGCGAAACACAAACCCCGGATTTCCTGGCGAAAAACCCGAACGGCAAAGTGCCAGTGCTGGAGCTGGAAGACGGCACGTGCCTGTGGGAGTCCAACGCGATTCTCAACTACCTGGCCGACGGCAGCGAGTTTTTGCCGGCTGAGCCGCGTTTGCGCACCCAGGTGCTTCAATGGCAGTTTTTCGAACAGTACAGCCATGAGCCTTACATTGCGGTGGCAAGGTTTATCCAGTTTTACCTGGGGTTGCCGCAAGAGCGTCTGGAGGAGTACCGCACACTGCAAAAGCGCGGCTACAAGGCGCTGGATGTGATGGAGCAACAGCTCAATCGCACCCCGTACCTGGTGGGTGAGCAGTATTCGATTGCTGACGTGACGTTGTACGCCTACACCCATGTGGCCGATCAGGGCGGCTTTGATCTCAGCGGCTATCCCGGCATCCAGGCCTGGCTGCAAAGAGTGGCCAGCCATCCGCGGCATGTGGGGATGCTCGATTGA